From the Bacteroidia bacterium genome, one window contains:
- a CDS encoding LptF/LptG family permease: protein MILSRHILRSHVGPFIFSNAIIIFLFLLQFLMKRAGDLVGKGLSTWVILELIALNLAWILVLSVPMSTLVASLMAFGKLSADNETTIMRACGMSLYRMMTPVLLAGAMVTAVLIWFNNSVLPEANIRLQTLMTDIVRIKPTLSIQAGVFTTEQELPNYRILVRTTFEKSNDLEGVTIYDLSDPDRSVVLTAERGKVSFSADYNNIMMDLESGEIHEVDAATMKRYRMLRFTRHRVSMPASGFGFQRTDASTMRRDDRTMSSAMMQSIVDSVAAVQEEKRERFAERMQGHIRAYLRGAPRFYAAAPMRFRDLGMGDSTSTAKREGFDTVAVAFRALNDVRQLQAEAMADASGIEFDERQIDRYLVEIYKKYSIPVACLVFLFIGIPLGTMARRGGFGMGAGLSLGFFLFYWACLIGGEKLADRGAFSPFWGMWLANFILGVMGVLLTIRTAKESTFIDWSFLSRFVPKGFRGEASSEVAGRRMG from the coding sequence ATGATCCTTTCCCGGCACATCCTTCGCTCGCATGTTGGTCCGTTCATATTCTCGAACGCGATCATCATTTTCCTGTTTCTTTTGCAGTTTCTAATGAAGCGGGCAGGCGATCTTGTGGGAAAGGGTTTGAGTACCTGGGTCATTCTGGAACTGATCGCGCTCAACCTCGCGTGGATTCTTGTCCTTTCCGTGCCGATGTCCACATTGGTCGCCTCACTGATGGCGTTCGGCAAACTCTCCGCCGACAACGAGACAACTATCATGCGCGCATGCGGCATGAGTCTGTACCGCATGATGACGCCTGTGCTCCTCGCCGGAGCGATGGTGACCGCGGTGCTGATCTGGTTCAACAATTCGGTACTGCCGGAGGCGAACATTCGTCTGCAAACGCTGATGACGGACATCGTTCGTATCAAGCCGACGCTCTCCATCCAGGCAGGGGTGTTCACCACCGAACAGGAACTTCCCAATTACCGCATTCTGGTTCGTACCACTTTCGAGAAGAGCAATGATCTTGAGGGAGTGACCATTTACGATCTTTCCGATCCCGACCGCAGCGTGGTACTCACCGCAGAGCGGGGCAAGGTCAGTTTCTCCGCCGACTACAACAACATCATGATGGACCTTGAATCGGGTGAAATCCATGAGGTTGATGCCGCCACGATGAAGCGCTACCGCATGTTGCGCTTCACACGACACCGGGTATCGATGCCCGCCAGCGGATTCGGCTTTCAACGGACCGATGCTTCGACCATGCGACGCGACGACCGCACGATGAGCTCCGCGATGATGCAAAGCATTGTCGACAGCGTCGCGGCGGTGCAGGAAGAGAAACGTGAACGTTTCGCCGAGAGAATGCAGGGGCACATCCGTGCGTATCTGCGAGGTGCGCCCCGCTTCTATGCCGCTGCCCCGATGCGCTTTCGTGACCTGGGTATGGGTGACAGCACGTCAACCGCGAAGCGGGAAGGTTTCGATACTGTTGCGGTGGCATTTCGTGCACTGAACGATGTGCGGCAGTTGCAAGCGGAGGCGATGGCCGACGCAAGTGGCATCGAGTTCGATGAGCGGCAAATTGATCGCTATCTCGTAGAGATCTATAAAAAATATTCCATTCCGGTCGCCTGTCTGGTTTTTCTGTTCATCGGAATCCCGTTGGGCACCATGGCGAGGCGCGGCGGATTCGGGATGGGAGCGGGGCTCAGTCTCGGTTTCTTCCTTTTCTACTGGGCCTGCCTTATTGGAGGAGAAAAGCTTGCGGATCGCGGTGCTTTCAGTCCCTTCTGGGGAATGTGGCTGGCGAATTTCATTCTTGGCGTGATGGGAGTGCTTTTGACCATTCGTACTGCAAAAGAATCCACCTTCATCGACTGGTCGTTCCTTTCCCGTTTTGTACCGAAAGGATTTCGGGGTGAAGCGTCTTCAGAGGTTGCGGGAAGGAGGATGGGATGA